The sequence ATCGCCAGCTCTTTTATAAAATTCTCGGCAATCCGCATGGGACCGATGGTATGAGAACTCGACGGACCTATCCCAATTTTAAAAATATCAAGTACGCTGATCACACCGCGCACCTCCCGATCCTGAGGATAAAAACGCGATAAATAAATTTCGCGTCATTGAGCTTAATCATAACCTAATCATAACCCAATCAGAACTTACCCAGCCGTCGGGTCACAACGGACAAAAGGCAAAAAAAGAGGAGAGACTCCGCGGGTCTCTCCCCTTTGGCCGGTCTTCGATACGCCGATCTTTCCGCGCTTTCGCGAATCACTTCGCGGGCAGTTCCTCCAGGATGGACGAAAGGCGGGACAGAGCTTCCTTCAGTTTCGCCTCGCTGACGGCATAACATATGCGCACAAAACCCTCGCCCGCCTCGCCGAAGGAGCTTCCAGGAATGGCGATGATCTGCGCGCGCTTCAGCCAGTCCTCCGCCACCTGCTGGGATTTCCCCAGTTTTGAAACGTTGGGGAAAACGTAAAACGCGCCTTCAGGGGGCAGACAGGAAACTCCGGGCAGAGCGTTCAGCCCTTTGATCAACAAATCCCGTCGGGCCGTGTACTGAGCGAGCATCTCCGCCACGTAGGCCTGAGAGCCGTCGTAAGCCTCCACCGCCGCCCACTGGGTCGGGGTGTTGACGCAGGAGGACATCCCCTCCTGAATTTTGATGATCGGGGCCATGGTTTCCTTCGGCCCCTGGAGGAACCCTATCCTCAGCCCCGTCATGGCGTAGCTCTTCGAGCAGGTGTTGGCGGTAAAAACGTAGTCCTGCATCCCCGGAAGAGAGCCGATGCTCACGTGTTCGGCCCCATCATAAAGAAGCTTCTCGTAGGGCTCATCCGAGATCACCGCAAGATTGTATTTTTTGACCAGCTCGGCAATTTCCAGCAGTTCCTTTCTGGACGTGACGCCGCCCGTGGGATTGGAAGGCGAGTTGAGAATCAACAGACGCGTTTTGGGCGTGATGTGTTTCTCGACCTGCTCGGCGGTGGCGTGGAATTTGTCCTTCTCCAGGAGCGGGAAAAAAGCGGCCGTGCAGCCCGCCATGTGAATCTGCCCCTGATAGTTGGGCCAGGAAGGATCGGGAAGCAGAACTTCGTCTCCCACGTCCGTCGTCCCGAGAATAGCCGCCTGAATGGCTTCGCTGGCGCCGTGAGTGATCAGAACGGAAGCCATCTCGCAGTCAATCCCGTTTTCCCGCTTCAGCTTCCGGACTACAGCCTGGCGAAGCTCGGGAATCCCCGCCGTGGGGCTGTACTTGTTCTTTCCCTCGTCAACGGCCTTCTTCAGGGCTTCGGCGACGTTACGTCCAATGTTGAAATCCGGCTCTCCCAGCCCCAGATTCAGAACATTTTTGTACCCTGCCGCCAACTCCCCCATTTTGCGGATTCCTGAGGAAGGACGCGTTGCGCATCGTTTACTGACTTTTATGCCCATTTCTTCGTACCTCTCCTTTCAACGCGGAACCATCCACAGCTCCGCCCAAAACATTATACCCCGGAGCGTCATTCCGTCTGTCAGGGCTTCACCGTGTAGATGTAGGATTTTTTCCCGTCTTTGATCTCCACGACGCCCAGATCCTTGACGGGGTCGTGCTTCTCAGGGCTGAAAGAGGTCAGACCCGTAACCGTGGCGACGTCCTTCGTGGTCTCCAGGGCATCTCGAATCGCGCCGGGTTCCGCGCTGTTGGCGCGCACAATGGCCTGATAAAGCAAAACGTAGGCGTCATACCCCATTGCCGCGTTGGCGTTGGGCGCCTTGCCGGGATATTCCTTTTCCCAGGCCGCCGTAAAGGCTTTGGCCTCTTCGTTCATCTCCGGCATGGAGGGATCATAGGCGAAAGTGGTGTGCAGGAATCCCTCCACCGCTTCGCCGCCCAGGGTCACGATGTCCGGATTGTCCATGGCGTCGCCGCCCATGAAACGGAACTTCGCGCCCTGCTCGTACCCCTGCTTCATAATGATTGCGCCCTCCGCAAAGTAAGCGGGGATGAACAAAACGTCGGGCTCCTGAGCAATGATCGCGGTGAGCTGCGACGTGAAATCCGTGTCGCCGGACTGGTACTTCAGGTCCGCCACGATCTTTCCGCCCAGTTTCGTGAAGTTCGATTTGAAGAAGTTCGCCAGTCCAACGGCGTAATCGCTGGCCACGTCGGTCAGTACCGCCGCTTTTTTGTATCCGAGGTTGTTGAAGGCGTAATTCGCGGCGGCCTCCCCCTGGAAGGGGTCGATGAAGCAGGCTCGGAACACGAACTTTTTGCCCT comes from Synergistaceae bacterium and encodes:
- a CDS encoding ABC transporter substrate-binding protein, with amino-acid sequence MAGAGFAADTIKIGVVATMTGQNAFGGQLELEGMQLANKLHPEALGKKIELIIVDNKSDKVESANAASRLIEGDKVNALIGPYGSSATMAAGELAETAGIPLMGTACTNPLVTEGKKFVFRACFIDPFQGEAAANYAFNNLGYKKAAVLTDVASDYAVGLANFFKSNFTKLGGKIVADLKYQSGDTDFTSQLTAIIAQEPDVLFIPAYFAEGAIIMKQGYEQGAKFRFMGGDAMDNPDIVTLGGEAVEGFLHTTFAYDPSMPEMNEEAKAFTAAWEKEYPGKAPNANAAMGYDAYVLLYQAIVRANSAEPGAIRDALETTKDVATVTGLTSFSPEKHDPVKDLGVVEIKDGKKSYIYTVKP
- a CDS encoding pyridoxal phosphate-dependent aminotransferase; translation: MGIKVSKRCATRPSSGIRKMGELAAGYKNVLNLGLGEPDFNIGRNVAEALKKAVDEGKNKYSPTAGIPELRQAVVRKLKRENGIDCEMASVLITHGASEAIQAAILGTTDVGDEVLLPDPSWPNYQGQIHMAGCTAAFFPLLEKDKFHATAEQVEKHITPKTRLLILNSPSNPTGGVTSRKELLEIAELVKKYNLAVISDEPYEKLLYDGAEHVSIGSLPGMQDYVFTANTCSKSYAMTGLRIGFLQGPKETMAPIIKIQEGMSSCVNTPTQWAAVEAYDGSQAYVAEMLAQYTARRDLLIKGLNALPGVSCLPPEGAFYVFPNVSKLGKSQQVAEDWLKRAQIIAIPGSSFGEAGEGFVRICYAVSEAKLKEALSRLSSILEELPAK